The nucleotide window GCCGCCAACAACAGCCTTCTCAGTTTCAGCTCAGCAAGATCGTCCTCGCTGGATTCTCGATACAGCCATGTCGATTCTACTCTCTAGTAGTCGCTTTTGACTCAGGTCCGGACTCCGAAGCAGAAATAACGGAAAAGAGGAGCTGAAGCGGTCGATGTGGTCTGAGTAAAATGCTAATGGGTCGGGTTCCGGCGAGCCGGGCGGCAAGGCGCGTGGGCGGGTGGGGTTGAAGCGAAAGGAGCAAAAGGGTTTTTCATTATCCTTTTTGTTATCAGCAGCAAGAgccgaaagagagagagagagagataaagagagagagaggggttcgCTCTATCACTGCTGTGTGTCTGTGCTTTACAGGGGGATGGGCTGACGTGGCGTGATTTTATTCGGCGGAGGGGCTTGGGGCTGGACCAGACCCGCACCAGAGAATACGTGACGGGATGAGTATGAGTTTTTACTCAAAATTGCTCGTTGCCGAATCATAGAAGTTTATAATTAAaatcgttcatattataaactATTTTATAAAGATAGACTCTGTTTATGTATTTGTAACAATGTATTGATTAAAACGACCTTaactttaattcattttttgcacATATGAATTTTACATTGTGATTTGTATGTAATATGAATGATTTTGATAACAAAACAAAGCTATTTGATTCAAACATAGAGAATTTTAAGTAAGAGTTAGTACTCATGTTTTTAGTAGTAAAATATTATTGTTTCccaaatttcaataaaaaaaacttaaagcatttgtaattttcaaagggatgtgatatctacACATCTATTTTCTCATACaaccttttaattttcgactgTCAAATCGGattaattgaaaaatatcaagggacaaaaataaaaaaaaggtgtgtgaaaagtaaaaaaagatatgcggatagcacatcccttttCAAAATGCCTTTGGAGTATTAAGCTCCTATAAAATAATTGGAATTTATTAAGAATGACATCTTTGTTGGAAAAAGAAATGAAGATTTTGTCCGCCGTTCTGGCATATTGTTTCTTAGAACAAGATTAGAAGGAGATGTTGCAACACTTGTCATGTCATGGCGATGGTGGTAATGTATGGTGTCCTCCACGACTCCAATGctcatttcattttttcactAGTTGAGcattttcaagtatttttaatataaatctTATGGTTACCAAGGTGTGATTTATTGTTTACGTAAAAACTATATGGTTAAATATGTGAACAATGTTTATGagttaacaataaaaaagaaaactaatgaaaagggcttgaaaactttgagttttaatgataaggacaaaataaaaggtaaagtgaatagtaccagaattgattttttagtgtaaaaatgtggtttttcgttaaagtgaacagtaccaggtgcttttcgttaaagttccctatgtGAAGGAATAATTGATCTGACCAGCTTTATTcggtaaatattaatttttttagcatTACCGTTAAACTTTTTCGAAAGTAAATAGAATTTTGGAATATAGAAATGTTGGCCCTTTTCTTTTCTGGATGAAAATCGAAATGCTAAAAGTCCTAATAGGGGCATGCATTtaggaaagaggaggaggaggatttgTTTCaacttttgctttgtctttctAAACTTTAGGGGATTCAATGTCAAAtcggaaaaaaagaaaaagaaaaaaaaaatctctgcttttgcttttactttataATTCCATTTTCCCTTGCTGATCAGGAATGGGTGGTCAAGGATGAATGGATGGCCAAGTGAATTTGCTCTCACAAGTCAAGTTGCAAACCTTTTACCCTCCTCTGGCTCTTTGGATTCGATCGGAACGGTTAAGTACATAGAATTAAGACGTATTGAAAGTAAAGTTGACCGGTATTTTATTTTAAGGAAATTAGaagagaattagatactgaagAACAAAAAACACCAAGAAAATGAGATCTTTGTTTCCATAGACTCTTTGTTGTAAAGTCGGTCGCAGATGAGATGAACAAGCAACTTCAAGAAAATTAGATTGTTAGGTAAATAGGAAATCCATGGTGATTGCCATGAACGATGACCCCATGCATCCTGCACGAAAATCCACGATGGTTGCATGCAGTTGCAGTTGCACTGTTGCAGCTGCACATTTAAACTCAATCCAACGTAGGAATGAAAACACAAGGTGCAATCATGCTCCGTTCTCCTTGCTTAATACATacataaaactttaaaattattgatACAGAGACCACATATTTATACTACATTGGTATATCatcatatttataatatatttagtCAAATAGTCCACATAATTCAACGAGTACAAAATTCTGGTGCATACCATGTTTTGGTGCATGGTAAAACAATGTGTATAAACGTAGGTTTGACTAGTGAATACAACTATACGTTATTAACTTATTTACATCTAAGTTCGAAGCTTTTTTTGTAGAACTCTGAGGCATGTCATGCTTCGGTGCATAGCCATAAGAGTTGCAGATGTGCGTTAGACCAAGTATTATTTTGATGAAAAGGACCACCATATACAGTACAAGTTGAGCACCACATATGGTCTGTTGGAATTAGAAAGAGTGAAAATCAGAAACGTTATTATTCTTGTGCAATGTTAAAGCCGGCTATGGTTTTGATGGTGATAGAACAATGGCGAAACCTTTCCGTTGACACTGGTAGTAAAATGATGACGGTGAAGCTTTCGGCGGCAGCCGGCGCTGCAACTACCTGAGCAACAGTTCGACCAAGAGGTGCTTGCTAGAAGTAgaataataagagaaataacGTGTAATGTGCATGAACGAAATGAATGATAACTACTACAAAAGGAACGGAATAGTTTTCACAACCACCTTCCTTGAACTACAAAAAGACCGAAGATGATTTTCGTCGATCGTGCCAAAACCGGATAACTCAATCCCGTACTCCGCCAGCCTCTTGATATCCCTAGGAAGCGGGGATTGCCAAAGACCATCCCACCAAGCCGGAGGGAGAAGTGGCGTGAAAGCACACTGATTGGGCTGGCTATGGCAACTGAGTGGACCAGCAAATCTGTTCCACACATGCCCCCAACCGATCTGAAACCTTAGACCTTCTCTCAACAAATCACCTTGGAAGCTGCTTAAGAATGCAAAACTTGAACCGGTTGGGTCGTTGCCTGAGAAAGAATAGAACGAACATTAGAACACTTTTCGGCAACATTTGTTAGTAGAGAGGACTCGGGCACTGTATGTATGTACCAAGATTGTTTGCTGCAGCCAGTGCCGCAATTAACTGAGCATAGGTAGTCCCAACACGCCTGTGAGCCCCGGAGACAACAGCATGTTTTGCACGCGATGCAAGAAAGAAGTCCACAAAAGCAACCCATCTAGGTGCTGGACCCCAATCCTTCACTCTAAAATCTAAACTGTGCAATCCTTTACGGCCATCGGATATATTTCCTTTGAATAGTTCATAATCAAAATGAATAACCTAAGATGCACAAATGAATCAGATACAAAAGAACAGAGTTAGATTGTAAAAGAACGCGTAATAAAAGAGACTTTCAAACAATTTAACTCAATTATGTGAAAGAAATTAAGGTTGCATTCCCGAATCCTTATTACAGATTTCAAAAGGACAAAGTTCCTACAGTTATTAATTTCATGAGTGATATACTATGCTGAATCGCTGATCATGCAATTAGATTTCGGATATTCCACAGACAAAGTATATTACCTCCGCAAATTTACTTATATTTGGAGTAATACTTTTCACAAGAGAGGGATTATCTGACACTAGCACCACCCTAGGTCTTGGGGACTTGCCAAGATTGTGCATGGATTTTTTTATGCAATTCAATGCTGCCTGTGCAGCTCTCACAGACCTGAAATACAGGAGGCAAAACATGTGTCATTGATTAAATTCATAGGGAGAATACATGGcatttctgtgtgtgtgtgcatcGCATGCAAGCTTTCTAATACCAGTTTGATGGTTTACTTCCAATAACTACATCGCCGAGCATGCTTCGGAAAATGTATCAACTAACTGGGGAAGCTTAACGATAATAAAACTTCAAAATGAATTGGCCACAACAATCAAGAAAAACCAAAGGTATTTGTTAATTTCCAACATTAGAAATTCTTATCAACTTTTCACAAAATTACATCCATTTCTGTAATATTCACTGCTTTAACAGGATTAAGATGTCCTACCTCATCAACCCTATATTTCCGAACCTTGTACTTAATCTAATCAAGGAATGAATTAAAAGGGAGGTTGTGTTACTTATTCATGAGCATTCGCATGTGCAGTGAAATATCAGGTTCCGCTCCACCAAGAACCCAATTGACTGCTTCCTGAACATCCACAGAAGGGGTTATAAGCACTCTCATCAGCTCCCCAAATACATTAGGCCGAGAATGGAGATCCTCTGGCTTCCCAAATAAAGTAGAAGCAGCATTCCTCATCCCAGGGTGGATATTCTTCAAGAAAAACTGGGCTGCCACAGCATCATTCGTCCCTTGGAACCTGCATTGTTAACATTAACAATCATGCGACGATATCCAATGATGACGAGTTAACAGAAAGATCGCAACACTTTTATCACTTTACCATATAATGGGTTGCTTCCATTCTATCCAGTTGCTACAAAGAACATTGGTCTGTGCTGGCTTCTCAAAGTCATCACTTCTCATAACCAGTTGCCTTCCATACTTGTTTGCACATTTATTAAGTCTCCAAAGATGCTTAATTTCTCTGATGGTAAAGGAAAAATTGGAATAGGAAATGTAATCCTCAAAAGGGAATTTTCCCCTGCAACAAGCAACACCAATATGAGCACAAGAAAAAGTATATATTGCTGCAACTTAATATGCTTTAGCGGTAAGCAAAATCACCAGCTATTTCTAACAATTCAGGTTACAGCAGGAAGAACATTACTATGaaatacaaaaaaagaaaggctTGAGGAAAGAACCAATATGCCTGGTTTGCCCAATGATCAGGGACCGGTTCAACATTATACTCAACGCTGCACCACTTAAGATTTTGTACATTTCGTTCCCGAAACCCGCCTCTGATGCTTTACCCATCACAAATCCGTGCTGACAAAACTGTTCCGGTGGAAGATTTCTTACCCTGGAAGCACCTGAAATTGAATGAACTGCATGAGCTTCCTTCACCTAAAAGTTCTACTCAATAACTCACAGCTTCTACACTCTAACTCAAAAGTATGATGCCATCAAGTTTGACAAACGCAAATAAGAAATCAATAATCACTTCCATAAAAAGCAGAAAATGTAAAAGTGCGTTCACAATCAGCAGAAAAATTAGCAACAATACCATTCAAGTCAAAGTGATGCTGAATAAACTTCCTGACTCTGAGACTCTCCTCCCAAAACCCTCCTCCTTCGAACTCCTTTCCCATCTCCTCCACCGTCGCGCACGAGCTCGAATTACGCTTACTCTTGCTCTGCGGCTCCGTCTCCAGCTCAACTCCGCCGCCGTTTTCAGACTCCGAATCCAAATTTCCAATCTGCATATAGAAATCGGGGCTCGTCGGAGGATCGACTTGTCGTAAGTTGAGCATCAACAGCCCCGCTCCAGCACACAACGCACAGACTATCAGAATTGATCCGACGGACACCCGCCTCCTTCGCCAAACGCCATAGCTCatcttttccttcatcttttttCGTTTTGCCTGTGTGTCGGTGAATGGATATGGATCTGGAAGCCACAGATCGCTCGCTTCGTCGTCGTCCAGCTCAACTGAACAAGCTCACTCGCAGTGACTGATTCAGACAAAATACAAACAGAATGGATGTTGGTTGGGCTTGGGCCACATTTTAATGCACCCGGCATTTTCTAAGGCCCACAGCCCACTATCAATAAGTCCGATGGGAAAATCATGCACGTCGACTTAAAATTTTGGGCTAAGTGCTTTTATACCTTTCATATTTTAGTAATTGTTAAAGTTAGACCatagggtttcaattttttcacaTTGTATCGTGAGagtttgaaatatatataaatatatacaggCTCTTTATGTAAAAGGatcatcattttttttcaaaaaatggggattagctGTAGGACCcactccacatcgaacttcaatgaTTCGAatcgtctattttgtaagtctcgtttcatagatcatccttacaaaaattcaattcaatccgaaatcatttgcctatttaattatcaagataaaatttcattgtttcttatatggcaaagtatttgttaatttatttgaatttaattagatgtcttaaacatttccgatttggctaatactTTGTGAGAATGATTtttgaggtgcaacttgaaaaatagacggtttgaATCGTTAAAAGTTGATGTGGTTGGACTCTAcaactaatccctatttttttataaaaaaaaaaatagggatcccttcccttaaaggtttcctctatgtatatataatgtttTGATAGTTTAACTATAAGTTCAGATTTTAAGACATACATTTTGACCTACATTTTTGTAGTTCTCGTTCTGTAACTATTTTCAAGGTTTTGAACAGTCTATATTTCAAATCATATTAATGGATTAtctttgtaaaaaaattaaacaaattcaaaagaattaagacattcatttttactgaaaaaaaatatacaagaactgttctacaaaaaaaaaacattaaatgtAATCCAACCGTCGTGTGATTTCCGAATGGGATGATTTTTAATACACACACACTTTTTGGGAAGAATTAAAAGTTTATGCCCATTTTCAAAACAACTCCAAACTTCAGGGGTGCAGTTTGTAACTAGCTGGAAAAGTGATTATTGAagggggaaaaaaaaagaaaaaaaaagagaggagtGAAGGGGAAAGACGGGGTGGGAATTGTATCTTCTCCGAGGCAGCCTCGGGATTCTACTGACCGGACAACACAGCTGTTGGATTTTGATAAAACGATTACAAACAGTGATccatttaaaagttataataattgtaaccgttagaTCATAATTCAACGATCCATATTGTCCAATCAGTAGGATCCCGAGGCTGCCTCGGAGAATATCCAATTCCGACGGGGCGACCACAAAAAGAATTTGCAACCACCAAAAGAGTCGAACAAACGCACGCCACAAAGCAATTTTAGCGCTCTCTTTTCCCTCCCTACACAGGAAACACCACGTCCGTACGTTCCCCTCTCTCGCGCCCTTTCTAACGACCGGTTCAATCCATCCcttcacaaaacaaaaccaaatcagaaattcaaaaaacaAATAGGCAAATTGAAGTGATGGAgatggagagaaagagaagcGCAAATCAAGATTTTGGTTATTTCCTCCGACTCCGAGAACACAAACAAACGAACAAAATGAATCATTGATTCATCTCTTTCCTTCAAACCCTTCCCTCTCCTTCCATTGTAATCTCCAGTGAATTATTGATCCAAATATTCCCACAATTTGGAAAATGGAGAAGAACCTTCCGGACAAAGACGATCAGCCCAAACCCGACGCACCGCCACCGGACTCCTCCGCCGCCGCTACAATTCCAAAGCCTAATGACGATCCCAagtccaccaccaccactgctACTGCTACTACAAGTCCTGACGGCGATAATAAGTCCGCTGGCACTAAGCCAGACGATGACCAAAAGCCGTCTAATCCAACGGCTGAGGTTCAGGATGAGCAGAACTCCATTGCAAAGCTTGATGATCCAAATGTAAATAACGCCGAGACCAAAGTTTATCAAGGGAAGGAAGGTGATGACCCGGATTACGAGATAAAAAAGTTCAGCAGTATGAGGGTCAATAGTACCAGAGTGAAGGATTTTAAAGCTGAGAATGTTGAAGATCAGAACGATCCACTTCCGGTACTGGATGAAGATCCAGTTCCCGAACCCGAACCCGAACCCGAACCTGAACCTGAACCTGAACCGGAAGAGGAACCTAGCCTCGACAAGGTCTCGGAGGATCTCGACCACTGCATCTCGTCTCTGCCTGAAACCGAAAAACTTGAAAACGACGTCGTGGACGCCCTCAAGTTTCCGATTGAGCTTCCGAAGCTGGTGGGAAAGTTTTTGAATCTAGTTGAGGACGAGGTGGTGGCGAAACGCGACTCTGGCGACGCTAAGGTGAAATGGTGTCAGGAGCCTGAGAAGGACGCGTTGTTTCTGGATGCTCTTGATCGGATAGGGAGGCTGAGCAAGTACCTCTCTTTCCTCGGATTGAAATTCGAAGGGAGTCACGGCGCGTTGATCAACCACCTCGGAAGCATTCAGCACCGAGCGTTGCTGTATCTGGAAGAAGAATTCAGAATTCTTCTAGAAGAATCTAGAACCTGCACCGTCACTGACTCTGCATCCGGCGACCATAAGGACAATAAAGATCATAAGGACAGCGAAGAGCACAGTACTAAAGGCGGGAATAATAACAGCGGCAGTAATAAGCAACAGGATCATCAAGATCAGGAAAGCAGCGGCGGCGCATTGCCGGATCAGGCGGAGTCGGGAGGCGGCGGAGATGAATTACAGGCCGATCAGTTCCCTGGATATGCTCAAGAGGTAGCGAACAATCTGAACAAGATAGCCAAAGAGATGATATCCAGCGGATACGAAACGGAGTGTTGCGAGGTTTACATGATCTCGAGAAGGCACTTGTTCGATGAGACTCTGCACAAGTTGGGACTAGAGAAGCACAGCCTCGACGACATTCAGAAAATGCACTGGGAATCGCTCGAAAGAGAGATCGTGTCATGGGTGAAGGCCTTCAAGGAATGCACCACCGTATACTTCTCCGGCGAGCGGAAGTTCGTGGAGGCGGTGTTTGCTGACTACCCGTCCATCTCGTCGAGCCTGTTTAGCAATTTGACCAAGGGGGTGATGATACAGCTTCTCAATTTCGCGGAGGGGATTGCGATATCGAAGCGGTCGGCGGAGAAGCTGTTTAAGACGCTGGACATGTACGAGGCGTTGCGGGAGGTGATCCCCAAAATGGACAACTTGTTTCCGGCAGACTGCGTGAACGAGCTGAAGCACGAGACCTCTAATGTCCGGACCCGCCTCGGCGTGGCGGCGATATGCATTTTCTGTGATCTGGAGAACTCAATTAAGGCTGAGACGGGTAGAAACCCGGTTCCGGGAGGGGCGGTCCATCCGCTGACCCGATACACGATGAATTACCTGAGGTACGCGTGCGAGTACAAGGACACGCTCGAATTGGTTTTCAGAGAGCACTCGAAGATCGAACGCGCCGATTCGACGAGTCGGCCCGAACGCGGCGAGTACGAGGCAGGGGAGGGATCCGGGAACGCGAGTGACGACCAATCGCCGTTTTACTTGCAGCTGATGCGCGTGATGGACTTGCTGGACTCGAATCTCGAGACGAAAGCGAAGCTGTACAAGGACGTGGCTCTGAGCTCCATCTTCATGATGAACAACGGGCGATACATCTTGCAGAAAATCAAAGGGTCGGCAGAGATCAACTCGTGTATAGGCGAGACGTGGTACCGTCGGCGGTCGTCGGATCTGAGGCAGTACCACAAGAACTACCAGAGGGAGACGTGGGGCCGGCTGCTGCAGTGCCTGAGCCACGAAGGGCTGAGCGTGAACGGGAAGGTGGCGAAGCCGGTGTTGAAGGAGAGGTTCAAGAGCTTCAACGCCTTGTTCGATGAGATCCACAAGACGCAAAGCACGTGGGTGGTGAGCGACGAGCAGATGCAGTCGGAGTTGAGGGTGTCGATATCAGCGGTGGTGATTCCGGCGTACCGATCATTCTTGGGGCGGTTCTCGCAGGTTTTCGATGCGGGGAGGCAGACGGAGAAGTACGTAAAATTCCAGCCGGAAGATATAGAGACGTACATTGAGGAGCTATTTGATGGAAACCCCAACTCCTCCATATTCAAAAAGAAACCATAAATTACAACGAAAAGAAGGCCCTTAATAGCAGTAGCAAGCgcgaagacgaagaagaaatTAATCGAGGATTAAAAGGAGCTTAGCCAAGTGTAACTAATTAATCATGTGATGATCATCAGATCCGGTGAAACGTCCAAAGCCCCCAGACCATTTCTGGAGTATCGAAATTCTTCatgtattttttgtttattgatcCTGCCATTTTCTATGAACAGTACTCATCCCATTCATTCTTTAAACAAAACTCCTCAATTGATTTGTTTGTCTAATTACTTGCTCAGTTGCACAGCCCCCACAGGCTCACAGcctaattaactaattaattaattaattttgtacaCCTGTCTTTTTATTTAACAAAGACAAATTACTGACAAAATAGGAAAAGATGGGACTGTTACAATCCGGATTCTCGTCGGATTTTCTTGACGAAGATCCGTAAATCATATTATTTCATTATACATTATACggtcaaaaaattatttaaaattattttatttaaaattaaatataaactaTACTTTGATAATAACTGACGGAAACGATTCACGGACCGTTACGGACATGGCGTTGGGCCCTTGAATTCGGACCTACCAGTTTTTTTTATCCATGTGGTGGTGGGTGGCCTGACACCGGAGACCAAGTTCCTACAGCAACCCACGCAAATCAAGGTTTCGCGCAAGAGACGAAGGAGATGGGCTCTACCGCCTTGTGTTGCTTGAAAGATGCAGTGATTGAGAAAGAAATGGCTGCCAGCTACAGTGACTGAGGGGAGGCGCTGTGGAGGAAGGAGACACGGGCTATGCTAGGTTTTGGGTTCTCGGGTTTGTGAGATTTTGTTGAAATCATGTATCGGTGGGAAAG belongs to Malus sylvestris chromosome 17, drMalSylv7.2, whole genome shotgun sequence and includes:
- the LOC126610374 gene encoding exocyst complex component EXO70B1-like, yielding MEKNLPDKDDQPKPDAPPPDSSAAATIPKPNDDPKSTTTTATATTSPDGDNKSAGTKPDDDQKPSNPTAEVQDEQNSIAKLDDPNVNNAETKVYQGKEGDDPDYEIKKFSSMRVNSTRVKDFKAENVEDQNDPLPVLDEDPVPEPEPEPEPEPEPEPEEEPSLDKVSEDLDHCISSLPETEKLENDVVDALKFPIELPKLVGKFLNLVEDEVVAKRDSGDAKVKWCQEPEKDALFLDALDRIGRLSKYLSFLGLKFEGSHGALINHLGSIQHRALLYLEEEFRILLEESRTCTVTDSASGDHKDNKDHKDSEEHSTKGGNNNSGSNKQQDHQDQESSGGALPDQAESGGGGDELQADQFPGYAQEVANNLNKIAKEMISSGYETECCEVYMISRRHLFDETLHKLGLEKHSLDDIQKMHWESLEREIVSWVKAFKECTTVYFSGERKFVEAVFADYPSISSSLFSNLTKGVMIQLLNFAEGIAISKRSAEKLFKTLDMYEALREVIPKMDNLFPADCVNELKHETSNVRTRLGVAAICIFCDLENSIKAETGRNPVPGGAVHPLTRYTMNYLRYACEYKDTLELVFREHSKIERADSTSRPERGEYEAGEGSGNASDDQSPFYLQLMRVMDLLDSNLETKAKLYKDVALSSIFMMNNGRYILQKIKGSAEINSCIGETWYRRRSSDLRQYHKNYQRETWGRLLQCLSHEGLSVNGKVAKPVLKERFKSFNALFDEIHKTQSTWVVSDEQMQSELRVSISAVVIPAYRSFLGRFSQVFDAGRQTEKYVKFQPEDIETYIEELFDGNPNSSIFKKKP
- the LOC126610375 gene encoding uncharacterized protein LOC126610375 produces the protein MKEKMSYGVWRRRRVSVGSILIVCALCAGAGLLMLNLRQVDPPTSPDFYMQIGNLDSESENGGGVELETEPQSKSKRNSSSCATVEEMGKEFEGGGFWEESLRVRKFIQHHFDLNGASRVRNLPPEQFCQHGFVMGKASEAGFGNEMYKILSGAALSIMLNRSLIIGQTRGKFPFEDYISYSNFSFTIREIKHLWRLNKCANKYGRQLVMRSDDFEKPAQTNVLCSNWIEWKQPIIWFQGTNDAVAAQFFLKNIHPGMRNAASTLFGKPEDLHSRPNVFGELMRVLITPSVDVQEAVNWVLGGAEPDISLHMRMLMNKSVRAAQAALNCIKKSMHNLGKSPRPRVVLVSDNPSLVKSITPNISKFAEVIHFDYELFKGNISDGRKGLHSLDFRVKDWGPAPRWVAFVDFFLASRAKHAVVSGAHRRVGTTYAQLIAALAAANNLGNDPTGSSFAFLSSFQGDLLREGLRFQIGWGHVWNRFAGPLSCHSQPNQCAFTPLLPPAWWDGLWQSPLPRDIKRLAEYGIELSGFGTIDENHLRSFCSSRKVVVKTIPFLL